The sequence below is a genomic window from Sphingomonas jaspsi DSM 18422.
AGCAGGGAAGGGATCCAGCCCAGGTCATGCTGCTGACCCTTCATCAGCGTTTCGGCCGCGATGATGTGGACGTAGACGCCGCCGAACTTGCCCTGTCCGGGGATCATGAACTGGTCGTATTGCCGCCACGCGTCAGACCCGACGATGACGATTTTCCCGGCAAGGCGCGACGGATCGATCTTGCCTTCGATGACGTCCGACGCGCTGACCTTCGGGACGGTTTTGAGGTCGAACGCGTAGTCGACGCGGAAGCTTCCGCGGGTATTGTCGCCCTGGCCCGCCATGATCGAGGCGAAGGACGGGATCTGTCGTCCGTTCACCGGCAGTCCGCGTTCGATCTGCCACACTTCGTTGGCGTAATTATAGACCACCGCGATCGAGCCCATCTGCGCGTGGCGATAGAACATCGGCATCGACTGAGTGCCTTCGCCGACCAGCTCGAACGCGCCTTCCTTGGCCAGCGCGGCGAGGACGACATGGTCGTTGTTCTGCAGCGCTGCGGCCAGCGCCTGGTCTTCCTTCGGCTCGCTGGCTTCGGCGAAGACGACGTCGTGAAGCTGCATCTTGGGCTTCGCTTGCCCGATCTTCTCGACCAGTTGCGCATAGCGCGAGCGGGGCCAGGGCCAGCGGCCGATCGCCTGGCTGGACTTTTCGTCGAGCGCAACGAGGACGATGTCCCCGCTTACGGGTCGTTCATTGACATGATTGCGGACCGAGCGGAGCCGGTCTTCGGGATATTCGCCGGCGCCGATCAACCCGAACAGCAGCGACAGGCCGATCGCCCAAGCGAGCAGCTTGAAGGGAAATTTTCCTTCCGTGTCGGTCGTGGCTGCCTTTTTAAAGGGCATGTGCGCGTCAATCCCAGTTGCTAGCGCGCACCTTATGCGCACGAAAAGGTTATCAAATCGGAAACCCCGTTGCAGTTAACGACGGAGCTGGCACAGGCCGAACGCGCCCCTCGACAAGCCGTCCGTCGCTTGCCACAACCGTCCCAACAAAGCGGGGAGGGCGGTCGTGGACTTCATCTCGATCCTGTCGATTTTCGTGCTGGCCTGTTTCGTCGGCTATTATGTGGTCTGGTCGGTTACGCCGGCGCTTCACACCCCGCTGATGGCGGTTACCAATGCCATTTCCTCGGTCATCATCGTCGGCGCGCTAATCGCCGCGGCGGCGAGCGGCAGTGCGGGGTCGAAGTGGCTCGGCCTGGTCGCGGTGGCACTGGCGAGCGTGAACATCTTCGGCGGTTTCGCGGTCACCCAGCGCATGCTGGCGATGTACAAGAAGAAGGATCGCTAAGCGCATGGAACACGCCGCTTCGGTCCCCGCCTGGGTTCTCATCGCCTACCTGATTTCGGGCATCTGCTTCATCCTTGCGCTGCGCGGCCTGTCGAGCCCGGCCACCAGCCAGCGCGGCAACAAGCTCGGCATGGCCGGGATGGCGATCGCGGTGGGAACGACCCTTTGGACGCACTTTCCGGGTAATCTCTACTCCTCAGTGGGGCCGGCGCTTCCCGGAATCACACCCGGCACGAATGAAACATTCAACTTCGTCCCGAACGTGACAACGGCAATTGAGATTTTCGCCGCCATCGTCATCGGTGGCGGCATCGGCCTCGTCACCGCGCGGCGCATCCAGATGACGGCGATGCCGCAACTGGTCGCCGCCTTCCACAGCCTCGTTGGGCTTGCGGCGGTGCTGGTGGGCGCGGCGGCGTTCCTCAATCCCGGCGCGTTCGGTATCCTCGGGCCGGAGGGGATTCTCACCGTTAGCCGGGTCGAAATGGGCCTCGGCGTCGCGATCGGCGCGATCACGTTTTCCGGCTCGGTCATCGCCTTCTTGAAGCTCAACGGCAACATGAGCGGCAAGCCGATCCTGCTGCCGCTTCGCCATGTCATCAACTTGGGCACGCTGGCGGCTATCCTTGGCCTCATCGCCTATTTCACGATGGACCAGAGTCCTTGGATCTTCTGGACCGTGACCGCGCTCAGCTTCCTCATCGGCTTTCTGCTTATCATCCCGATCGGCGGGGCGGACATGCCGGTGGTGGTCAGCATGCTCAACAGCTATTCGGGCTGGGCAGCGGCGGCGATGGGCTTCACGCTGCACAACACCGCGATGATCATCACCGGCGCGCTGGTCGGCTCGTCGGGCGCGATCCTCAGCTACATCATGTGCCGCGCCATGAACCGCAGCTTCATCAGCGTGATCGCCGGCGGCTTCGGCGGCGATGCCGTCGCGGCGGGCGGTGCAGCGGCGCAGATCGACCGGCCCTACAAGCGCGGCAGCGCCGAGGACGCGGCCTTCCTGATGAAACAGGCCGACAAGGTCATCATCGTCCCCGGTTACGGCATGGCGGTTGCCCAGGCGCAGCACACGTTGCGCGAAATGGCGGATCTGCTCAAAAAGGAAGGGGTGGAGGTCAAGTTCGCCATCCACCCGGTGGCGGGCCGGATGCCCGGTCATATGAACGTGCTGCTGGCCGAAGCGAACGTGCCTTATGACGAGGTGTTCGAGCTGGAAGACATCAACAGCGAGTTCGCCCAGGCCGACGTCGCCTTCGTCATCGGCGCCAACGACGTCACGAATCCGGCCGCCAAGACCGACAAGAGCTCACCGATCTACGGCATGCCGGTGCTCGACGTCGAAAAGGCACGGACCGTGCTGTTCATCAAGCGATCGATGGGTGGCGCGGGTTACGCGGGTGTCGACAATGAACTCTTCTACCGCGACAACACCATGATGCTGCTCGCCGACGCGAAAAAGATGGTCGAAGAGATCGTAAAATCGCTCGGTTAGGTGCCGAGAGATTTTTCGATCTTGTGAAGTCGCTCGGTTAACCGCTTGACCGCAAATTGCCGGTCCGCATCGGCGAAGCGAGCCGCCCGAGCGACGAATTTTGTCGCAGCATGGTTCGTTAAACCCTTCAGTTAATGCGCTTTTGCGCTTATCCCTTGGGGCAGGGGGTCATTCGATCCATGCGTAAAACCGGGCAGCCGGGCAGTCGTCCGGGGAGGGACAATTGAAGAAGTTGGGGATGTTGGGCGGCGCGACTTGGAGCAGCAGCGCCCTTTATTACGACCATATCAACCGTGCCGTCGCGCGCCGCCTGGGCGGGCTGCACAGCGCAAGGATGATCATCGAAAGCCTCGACTTCGCCGAATATGCCGCCTTCCATCAGGTCGAGGATCTTGCCGGCGGCAATGCCATGATCGTCGACGGCACCAGGCGGCTGGCCGCGGCGGGGGCCGAAGGCATCCTGCTGGCCAGCAACACCATGCACAAGGCCGCGCCCGATGTGATCGAAGCGACCGGCCTGCCGCTGCTCGACATTCGCGAAGCCACCGCCGCGCGATTGATCGCCGATCGCCGCACCCGCATCGCCCTGCTCGGCACGCGCTTCACCATGACCGAGCCGTTCGCGCGCGAGCCATACGAGCGCAATGGCATCGCCATCCAGGAACTGCAGCCGGTGTGGCGCGACGAGGTCGACCGCATCATCTACGAGGAACTGGCCGCCGGCCGCGTGGTCCGCGACAGCCAGCGTAAGCTGAAGACGCTGATCACCGAATTGGCCAAGCAGAAGGTGCAGGCGATCGTCCTTGGCTGCACCGAGTTGGTGCTGGCGGTCGACGTCAGGGCCAATGTCCTGCCGGTCTACGATACGACCGCCATCCATGCGGCGGCTGCCGTAGAATGGATGCTTGGCGATGCCGAAGAAACGCAGGTTTTGGCTGCGGCCTGACCCGGCTCAACTCGTCCTTGGCGTGGCGCATAAAGACGCTATGCTGTGGCCAAGATTGAAAAAGGGGTAGGGCAGTCGATGGCGACGCGTAAGCAGTGGAAGAAGCCTGAGGTTCGCAAAATCGTGGCTGGCTCGGCGGAAGCGCAACGGAGCTCAGGAAATCCTGACGCCAAATTCGGCAAACCCGGCGCAGGCGGCCAATTCAGCTAACCGCTTGCGGGCATAACCTTGAGTTTCAGCGGCCTTTTCGCGGCTGAGCCGCGCGATGCCGGCGCCGCAGGAAAAGCCTTTCGCCACAAAGTTATCGGGCGGGAACATAGACCGCTTTTCCGCACGGCCTGTCGCTCCGATGGCGCGGTCGCCTATGCAATCGACTGGCGGGCCGATCAGCCCATGCCCGATGTCGGCGGGTTACTGAAGGGTTGGGCGTTAGGCGCGTGGGACGGGCCGGGGGACTTTGCCTTGGCCGTCGTCGATGGCGAGGCTGACACGCTGACGCTCGGTTTGGCGCCGCTTTCCGAGCTGGAATTGCACGTTCGGGTTGATGCCGACGGTACCGTTCGCTTCGCGACGGATCTCAAGGACTTGATCGATCCGGACGAAAAGCCGGATGTCGCGATGCTGGGCAAGGCGCTCGGCATGGCTGCGTTTTTCGACGAGCAGCGCGGTTTCTACCCCGGTGTTTTTCCGATTCATCCGGGCACGCTGGTTCGCTTTTCGGCCAATGGGCAGGAGGTTCATCGTTTCTGGGACCCTGCCCGCTCCGACTGCATGCGCACCGATGTGCGGACGGCGGGCAACCATTTGCGCGACCTGCTCGAAGCCGTCGTCACCGAACGGCTAAACGTGGCGACGGAGCGACCCGCCAGCCTGCTGAGCGGTGGACGCGATAGCGGTGCTGTGACCGCCATTGCGTCCCATATACTGGAACGGCGCGGCGAGCGCCTGGATGCATGGACGGCCGCGGCGTTTCCAGGCGCGGAAAGCGCCCGCGGCCATGTGCTCGACGAAGCGCCGATCGCGGCGGAAACCGCGCGGCGCTGGACCAACATCGATCACCATGTCGTTCGCCCCCGCCAGATCGACCTTTGCGGGCGGCTCGACGATATACACCGTGCCGTAGCGGTCCCGATCGTCCAGCCGCTGGCGGTCGGCTGGTGCGAAGCGCTGTGGGACGATTGCGTCGCGAACGGCAACCGACTGCTGCTCAGCGGCGATTTCGGCAATTACGCCCTAAGCGCGGGTGGGCCGGTCTATCTCGACGATGTCCGGCGCGAAGAGGGGGCTTGGCCGTGGGTGAAGAATGCTTTCAACAGTTTGGCTGCGGCACCAAAGGGCGCTCGTGGCTTGGTCAGCGGTCTGCTTCGGCGGCACCTGAGGGAGGGCAAGAGCGGCGCGAGCCCGATCGACCCGTTTCTGCGAGGCGACCTGTTCGAGGCAAGGCGAGCCGCGTTCGAACGGAGGCCGGACCGTCCTGCCAGCTATCGGCAATGGCTTCGGTCGGGCTTGCGAGTTTCGATCGGTTCTAATGACGTCGTCTCCATTGACCGCCCATTGGTCATGACGGATCCCACCCGTGATCGCCGGATCGTAGACTTCGTTAACGCGCTGCCGGCCAGCGCGCTTGCCGGGCCGTCGGACCGGCGTCGCCTGTTCGACGCAGCGTTCGGCGACTTGCTACCACCGTCCGTCCTGCGCCCGCCCGCGCGCGGCCGTCAGAACGTCGACTGGCATTACAGCTTTGTGCCTTCGCAACTGTGCAAGGGCATCCGCCGTTACTCGGCATCGCCGCTGGTCCGTTCGCTCGTCGACTGCGATGCACTGCTCGGCGCGCTCGACCATTGGCCGAGCCGTCGGACGTTAGGCGGGCCGATCTACGAAAAGATGGTCTGGGGTGTGTTGCCGGCGGTGTCGATGGCCAGCTTCCTGTACACTCGGACCGACTGACGCCGCGCCACAGAGTTTCGATAGGCTGTTCCTTCAGCTATTTCAGGCAGTGTCGACACTGGCGCGCGGGCGCCACTGTCCCTATCTCCAGCACGGTGAGCAAGGCAGACCGCCCAGACCTTCCCGGATCGACCGACCGCTTTCTCGAAGAGAAGGCGACCTATGCCGTGCGCGGGTCGGAAGCGCCCGATCTGGAAGCCGGGGTCAAGGCGATCCGCAACGTGGTCAAGACGTTGCCGTCGCGGCCGGGCGTCTATCGGATGCAGGATGCCAAGGGCGACGTGCTCTACGTCGGCAAGGCGCGGGTGCTGAAAAACCGGGTCACCAATTATACGCAGGTGGCGAAGCTGCCCAAACGGCTGCAGCGGATGGTTTCGCAGACCCGCGGCATGACCATCGTCACGACGCGGACCGAGGCCGAGGCGCTGCTGCTCGAAGCGCAGCTGATCAAGCGCTTCCGGCCTCCGTACAACGTCCTTCTGCGCGACGACAAAAGCTTTCCATTCATCCTGCTGCGCGAAGACCATCCCTTCCCGCAGGTGCGCAAGCACCGCGGCGCGCGGCGGACCAAGGGGCAATATTTCGGCCCCTTTGCCAGCGCCGGAAGTGTCACCTCGACACTTAATGCCCTGCAGAAGCTATTCCTGCTTCGCAGTTGTTCGGACAGCTTTTTCGCCAACCGCAAGCGGCCGTGCCTGTTGTACCAGATCCGCCGCTGCTCGGCGCCATGCGTGGGGCGCATCGACCGCCAGGACTATGACGAGCTGGTT
It includes:
- a CDS encoding NAD(P) transhydrogenase subunit alpha; amino-acid sequence: MDFISILSIFVLACFVGYYVVWSVTPALHTPLMAVTNAISSVIIVGALIAAAASGSAGSKWLGLVAVALASVNIFGGFAVTQRMLAMYKKKDR
- a CDS encoding NAD(P)(+) transhydrogenase (Re/Si-specific) subunit beta; this encodes MEHAASVPAWVLIAYLISGICFILALRGLSSPATSQRGNKLGMAGMAIAVGTTLWTHFPGNLYSSVGPALPGITPGTNETFNFVPNVTTAIEIFAAIVIGGGIGLVTARRIQMTAMPQLVAAFHSLVGLAAVLVGAAAFLNPGAFGILGPEGILTVSRVEMGLGVAIGAITFSGSVIAFLKLNGNMSGKPILLPLRHVINLGTLAAILGLIAYFTMDQSPWIFWTVTALSFLIGFLLIIPIGGADMPVVVSMLNSYSGWAAAAMGFTLHNTAMIITGALVGSSGAILSYIMCRAMNRSFISVIAGGFGGDAVAAGGAAAQIDRPYKRGSAEDAAFLMKQADKVIIVPGYGMAVAQAQHTLREMADLLKKEGVEVKFAIHPVAGRMPGHMNVLLAEANVPYDEVFELEDINSEFAQADVAFVIGANDVTNPAAKTDKSSPIYGMPVLDVEKARTVLFIKRSMGGAGYAGVDNELFYRDNTMMLLADAKKMVEEIVKSLG
- a CDS encoding aspartate/glutamate racemase family protein; this encodes MKKLGMLGGATWSSSALYYDHINRAVARRLGGLHSARMIIESLDFAEYAAFHQVEDLAGGNAMIVDGTRRLAAAGAEGILLASNTMHKAAPDVIEATGLPLLDIREATAARLIADRRTRIALLGTRFTMTEPFAREPYERNGIAIQELQPVWRDEVDRIIYEELAAGRVVRDSQRKLKTLITELAKQKVQAIVLGCTELVLAVDVRANVLPVYDTTAIHAAAAVEWMLGDAEETQVLAAA
- a CDS encoding asparagine synthetase B family protein; this encodes MAVVDGEADTLTLGLAPLSELELHVRVDADGTVRFATDLKDLIDPDEKPDVAMLGKALGMAAFFDEQRGFYPGVFPIHPGTLVRFSANGQEVHRFWDPARSDCMRTDVRTAGNHLRDLLEAVVTERLNVATERPASLLSGGRDSGAVTAIASHILERRGERLDAWTAAAFPGAESARGHVLDEAPIAAETARRWTNIDHHVVRPRQIDLCGRLDDIHRAVAVPIVQPLAVGWCEALWDDCVANGNRLLLSGDFGNYALSAGGPVYLDDVRREEGAWPWVKNAFNSLAAAPKGARGLVSGLLRRHLREGKSGASPIDPFLRGDLFEARRAAFERRPDRPASYRQWLRSGLRVSIGSNDVVSIDRPLVMTDPTRDRRIVDFVNALPASALAGPSDRRRLFDAAFGDLLPPSVLRPPARGRQNVDWHYSFVPSQLCKGIRRYSASPLVRSLVDCDALLGALDHWPSRRTLGGPIYEKMVWGVLPAVSMASFLYTRTD